One region of Salvelinus namaycush isolate Seneca chromosome 3, SaNama_1.0, whole genome shotgun sequence genomic DNA includes:
- the LOC120044995 gene encoding 3'-5' exoribonuclease 1-like: MEEYKENVQDRGGNVKLSSKPEEDDKSCSRVRVCSNIGEPVPQASPTHGDFSDPVYKEIALANGHINRMNKDELRAKLAELKLDTRGVKDVMKKRLKNYYKKQKLSMTQSVTAGEATDTYYDYVCVVDFEATCEQDNPADFTHEIIEFPMVLLNTHTLEIEDTFQEYVRPEVNTQLSEFCVKLTGITQKMVDDADTFPDVLERVVLWLQEKELGTKYKYTLLTDGSWDMSKFMNTQCRLNRLRYPQFAKKWINIKKLYGNFYKVPRTQTKLSSMLEKLGLKYEGRPHSGLDDSRNIAHIVMRMLQDGCQLRINERMHEGQLRTVPSSAPVEGAPPPHTPRSRD; this comes from the exons ATGGAGGAATACAAGGAGAATGTTCAAGACAGGGGTGGCAATGTGAAATTGTCCTCTAAACCGGAGGAAGATGACAAG TCTTGCAGCAGAGTCAGAGTTTGTAGTAACATCGGTGAACCCGTCCCTCAAGCATCTCCTACTCACGGCGACTTCAGTGATCCTGTTTACAAAGAGATTGCTCTTGCAAATGGACATATCAACCGCATGAACAAGGATGAGCTTCGGGCCAAACTGGCAGAATTGAAGCTTGACACAAG gggtgtgaagGATGTGATGAAGAAGCGGTTGAAGAACTACTACAAGAAACAGAAGCTGTCGATGACGCAGTCTGTGACAGCGGGTGAAGCCACGGATACCTACTACGACTACGTCTGCGTGGTGGACTTTGAAGCAACGTGTGAACAGGACAACCCCGCTGACTTTACTCATGAAATCATTGAGTTCCCAATGGTCCTGCTCAACACGCACACTTTAGAGATT GAAGACACCTTTCAGGAATATGTCAGACCAGAAGTCAACACACAGCTGTCAGAGTTCTGTGTAAAGTTGACAGGAATAACACAG AAAATGGTTGATGACGCAGACACGTTCCCTGATGTCCTTGAGCGGGTTGTGCTTTGGCTTCAGGAGAAAGAGCTTGGCACAAAATACAAATACACTCTTCTTACAGACGG ATCTTGGGACATGAGCAAGTTCATGAACACCCAGTGCCGTTTAAATCGTCTCAGATATCCACAGTTTGCAAAGAAGTGGATCAACATCAAAAAATTATACGGGAACTTCTATAAG GTCCCTCGCACCCAGACCAAGCTGAGTAGCATGCTTGAGAAGCTGGGACTAAAATACGAGGGCCGCCCTCACTCTGGCCTGGATGACTCACGCAATATTGCCCACATTGTGATGCGCATGCTGCAAGACGGCTGCCAACTGCGCATCAACGAGCGCATGCACGAAGGACAGCTGCGGACTGTGCCCAGCTCTGCCCCTGTGGAAGGAGCCCCACCCCCACATACCCCCCGCAGCAGAGACTAG
- the LOC120044814 gene encoding malignant fibrous histiocytoma-amplified sequence 1 homolog, whose product MIPPNENKEEVSVCKTMGDKENNLKTAKLWRDAALRSRKLRSNLRQLTICSQNREKIILPENISDIEVLNLGNNSLHELPEGLGATLTNLRSLVLRRNKFVTVPFVVFELGPLVELDMSHNCLGHFSEDIGLLKGLKKLCISHNNIQYLPSQIGALHCLEELDISFNDICDFPRSFSQLKRLRSLDADHNKLNQFPPEILALSDMEELDCSGNTFACLPDDIIKLQSIKNLWLSSIHISTLPDTFCHLHNLESLMLDSNNLTALPHSFGNLQRLKMVNLSSNELEEFPQVILNITGLEELYLSRNKLSFVPEEIGQLHRLANLWLDNNNITYLPNSIVELNRLEELVLQGNQIAILPDNFGKLSKVNIWKVKDNPLIQPPYEVCMKGIPYIGAYQKELAHSQLAVKPRLKLVLMGMKNAGKTQLRQSVVSEQQDANSAQGNKGVDVTNWVADADRSLTFLVYDLSGKPNYDLIKPFFLSPGALYILVVNLKTYSPKNFYTHVGYFLHLLNAKVPHAVVCMVGTHTDLCGDMEVEGKSLDIHRQISLQEKWDTHCLRSLAHQVDQALEQGYNVRTSSPHILFYGVTDKNLRRKKAQLQYMLNHRLQILSPVLCVSCTESQINIQRLREKLMSVADHRDIFPNLHRVLPKSWQMLEELHFKPQDLWLSWWDSARLGLQAGLTEDRLQSALSYLHESGKLLYFEDSLTLKEYVFHNLPRFIAILNVFFQRDESTLLERLLSDSEKGDKRRTSVVIDGEKGENLRATHLQHQVEGFLSHGLLPSNVIRLLLRPLIQTQQDLHLIMELLEKMGVCYCINKPRSKLLNGATVWYKFPSYVSNEEPHAEAWVNGSSVAASQFFSVEQLQIEYSFPFLFPPGLFARYSVQINSHVVQRSDGRHQIFAYRGKVPVVVSYQPARGRLQAESLSIASHASLPNIWTAWQAIIPLVEELNVLLQEWPGLYYTVHVLCSKCLKRGSPNPHTFPGELLSQPRPEGLTEIICPKNGSERVNVALVYPPMPTVVSPCLK is encoded by the coding sequence ATGATTCCTCCCAATGAAAACAAGGAGGAGGTGTCGGTCTGCAAAACTATGGGGGACAAGGAGAACAATCTCAAAACGGCTAAATTGTGGAGAGATGCTGCACTCCGCTCTAGGAAGCTGCGAAGCAACCTGCGACAACTCACCATCTGCTCCCAAAACAGGGAGAAGATCATTCTACCTGAAAATATAAGCGATATAGAGGTACTCAATCTGGGCAATAACTCGTTGCACGAGCTACCAGAAGGATTGGGGGCAACCCTCACAAACCTGCGTAGCCTTGTCCTCCGCAGGAATAAATTTGTCACAGTTCCTTTTGTGGTGTTTGAACTGGGTCCTCTTGTGGAGCTGGACATGAGCCACAACTGCTTGGGCCACTTCTCTGAGGACATAGGCCTGCTGAAGGGGCTGAAAAAGCTCTGCATCAGTCACAACAACATCCAGTACCTGCCATCACAGATTGGGGCACTGCATTGTTTAGAGGAGCTGGACATAAGCTTCAATGACATATGTGATTTCCCGAGGTCCTTCTCACAGCTCAAGAGGCTCCGTTCTCTGGATGCTGATCACAACAAGCTGAACCAGTTTCCCCCAGAGATTCTTGCCCTCAGTGACATGGAGGAGCTCGACTGCTCTGGAAATACGTTTGCGTGTCTACCAGATGACATCATTAAGCTGCAGTCCATCAAGAACCTGTGGCTCAGCAGCATTCACATCTCCACGTTACCAGACACGTTCTGTCACCTGCACAACCTGGAGAGCCTGATGCTGGACAGTAACAACCTCACAGCTCTGCCTCATTCCTTTGGCAACCTGCAGAGACTTAAAATGGTGAATCTATCCTCTAATGAGCTTGAGGAGTTTCCCCAGGTTATCCTAAACATCACAGGACTAGAAGAGCTTTACCTGAGCAGAAATAAACTGTCTTTTGTTCCAGAGGAGATAGGCCAGCTGCATAGGCTGGCAAACCTCTGGTTAGACAATAATAACATTACTTATCTGCCCAACTCCATTGTGGAGCTAAATAGATTGGAGGAGCTTGTTTTACAGGGTAACCAAATAGCCATACTTCCAGATAACTTTGGAAAACTCTCCAAGGTAAACATTTGGAAGGTGAAGGATAACCCCCTCATCCAGCCTCCCTATGAGGTCTGTATGAAGGGGATCCCCTACATCGGTGCTTATCAAAAGGAACTCGCACATTCCCAGCTGGCTGTGAAACCCAGGTTAAAACTGGTCCTGATGGGAATGAAAAATGCTGGGAAAACACAGCTCAGGCAGAGTGTTGTGAGTGAGCAGCAGGATGCCAACTCTGCTCAGGGAAACAAAGGGGTTGATGTGACTAACTGGGTAGCGGACGCCGATCGCAGTCTTACATTTTTAGTGTATGACCTGTCAGGGAAGCCAAACTATGACCTCATCAAacctttttttctctcacctGGTGCTCTGTACATCCTTGTTGTGAATCTGAAAACATACTCACCCAAGAACTTTTACACCCACGTGGGCTACTTCCTCCATCTCCTCAATGCCAAAGTGCCCCACGCTGTGGTCTGCATGGTGGGCACGCACACAGACCTGTGTGGAGACATGGAGGTGGAGGGGAAGAGCCTTGATATCCACAGACAGATTTCCCTGCAGGAGAAGTGGGACACCCATTGCCTGCGGAGCCTTGCCCACCAGGTGGACCAGGCCCTGGAGCAGGGCTACAACGTCCGCACCTCCAGCCCTCACATCCTCTTCTACGGCGTcacagacaaaaacctgagacgGAAGAAAGCCCAGCTGCAGTACATGCTGAACCACAGGCTACAGATCCTGTCCCCTGTCCTGTGTGTCAGCTGCACGGAGAGCCAGATAAATATCCAGAGGCTGAGGGAGAAGCTCATGTCAGTGGCTGACCATCGCGACATCTTCCCCAACCTCCACCGCGTGCTGCCCAAGTCCTGGCAGATGCTGGAGGAGCTGCACTTTAAGCCCCAGGATCTGTGGCTCTCGTGGTGGGACTCGGCCCGTTTGGGCCTCCAGGCTGGGCTCACGGAGGACCGCCTGCAGAGTGCCCTGTCCTACCTACACGAGAGTGGGAAGCTACTCTACTTCGAGGACAGTCTGACACTAAAGGAGTATGTCTTCCACAACCTGCCACGCTTCATTGCCATCCTCAACGTTTTCTTCCAGAGGGATGAGTCCACGCTGCTGGAGAGACTACTATCGGACAGTGAGAAGGGGGACAAGAGGAGGACCAGTGTAGTTATAgatggggagaagggagagaaccTCAGGGCTACCCATCTACAGCACCAAGTGGAGGGCTTCCTCAGCCACGGCCTCCTGCCTTCTAACGTCATCCGGCTGCTCCTGAGACCTCTCATCCAAACCCAGCAGGACCTCCACCTCATCATGGAGCTGCTAGAGAAGATGGGGGTCTGCTACTGCATTAACAAGCCCCGCAGCAAGCTTCTGAACGGGGCCACCGTCTGGTACAAGTTCCCCAGCTATGTCAGCAATGAGGAGCCCCATGCCGAAGCCTGGGTGAACGGCAGCTCAGTGGCTGCTAGTCAGTTCTTCTCTGTGGAGCAGCTGCAGATTGAATACAGCTTCCCCTTTCTCTTCCCTCCTGGACTGTTTGCACGCTACAGTGTGCAGATCAACAGCCATGTGGTTCAGCGGTCAGACGGTAGGCACCAGATCTTTGCCTATCGCGGTAAAGTGCCTGTGGTGGTCAGTTACCAGCCGGCTCGGGGCAGGCTGCAGGCCGAGTCACTGTCCATAGCCAGCCATGCCTCCCTGCCAAATATCTGGACTGCTTGGCAAGCGATAATCCCACTGGTTGAGGAGCTGAATGTCCTTCTGCAGGAGTGGCCCGGGCTCTACTACACTGTTCATGTTCTGTGTTCCAAGTGCCTCAAGAGAGGGTCACCCAACCCACACACCTTTCCGG